One part of the Musa acuminata AAA Group cultivar baxijiao chromosome BXJ1-5, Cavendish_Baxijiao_AAA, whole genome shotgun sequence genome encodes these proteins:
- the LOC135673686 gene encoding uncharacterized protein LOC135673686 isoform X1 has translation MMEGTAAEYHSKDFEWEELRDEVENDASLRYHLVPFVASSSSSSPSSDPPPDDADAWRSFHRRHSAGKFFKERRYLLKEFPELLCSGNSIQVLELGCGNGSTILPILRAKESIVVYACDCSEEVLQMAKEIVATTSDVSLDHRLYTFLLDFTVHKFPDWLFCSSCQRASFSKPVNLSSDSREQKLRKLNAPSFLREEQCCIGGVDFVTLNWVLYGGVILQIFTLSAIPFQRMSSVIEKCFSVLKPGCLLLFRDYGLYDMTMLRFLPEQRMGFREYMRSDGTFSYFFSLDIVRDLFLGAGFTELELEYCCITSVNRQRGKKMQRVWIHGKFQKPI, from the exons ATGATGGAGGGGACCGCGGCGGAGTACCACTCCAAGGACTTCGAATGGGAGGAGCTCCGGGACGAGGTGGAGAACGACGCCTCTTTACGCTACCATCTCGTGCCTTTcgttgcttcctcttcctcttcctccccttcctctgATCCTCCTCCCGACGACGCGGACGCCTGGCGGAGCTTTCATCGCCGCCATTCCGCCGGAAAGTTCTTCAAG GAAAGAAGGTACTTGTTGAAGGAATTTCCAGAGCTCCTTTGCTCTGGTAATTCCATCCAGGTTCTCGAGTTGGGATGTGGAAATGGGAGCACAATCCTTCCTATTTTACG TGCAAAGGAGAGTATTGTTGTCTATGCTTGTGACTGTAGTGAAGAGGTCCTTCAAATGGCAAAGGAGATTGTAGCCACTACCAGTGATGTATCTTTAGATCATCGGTTGTACACTTTCTTACTCGATTTCACTGTACATAAATTTCCTGATTGGTTGTTCTGCTCTTCTTGTCAAAGAGCTTCATTTTCAAAGCCTGTCAACTTATCATCGG ATTCTAGAGAACAAAAATTGAGAAAATTGAATGCACCATCCTTCCTAAGAGAAGAGCAGTGTTGTATTGGTGGAGTTGATTTTGTTACTTTG AACTGGGTACTGTATGGTGGTGTTATTTTGCAGATATTTACACTGTCAGCAATACCTTTTCAAAGAATGTCTTCTGTTATTGAGAAATGTTTCTCTGTCTTGAAACCCGGGTGCTTGCTTTTATTCAGAGACTATG GTCTTTATGACATGACTATGCTTCGGTTTCTGCCAGAGCAAAGGATGGGGTTCCGTGAATACATGCGATCAGATGGTACTTTTTCTTATTTCTTCTCACTGGATATTGTAAGAGATCTCTTTCTTGGTGCTGGCTTTACTGAG TTGGAGCTTGAATATTGTTGTATAACATCAGTAAATCGTCAAAGGGGAAAGAAGATGCAAAGGGTTTGGATTCATGGAAAGTTCCAAAAGCCCATTTGA
- the LOC135675247 gene encoding malonyl-coenzyme A:anthocyanin 3-O-glucoside-6''-O-malonyltransferase-like, producing the protein MSSPPQLRLLQTSQVSPPPGTVSESILPLTFFDILWLRGGAVERVFFYRLPYSTSDFCASVLPDLKSSLSLALQQFYPLAGKIRRSPGLDDDKYEIRYVDGDSVSFTVAEYDADFDEVSGDHARDVGSLLPLLPRLSMSDDDVVPVLALQVTVFPNQGVAVGVAVHHAGCDGSSSMRFMFSWASTCAGPRSSAAAVVVPPVFDRSLVSVPRDLYSIFYRCFGQRADCIIHEDPPVDMVIASFALKKDHIRRLKELVSAKVGAMEGGGASLRCSTIMATYAYVWVCLVKARAYESDRTAHFLFAADCRGRLRPPLPAAYFGNCIGVCFVEAKAGDLLRENGVVSAAKAIGKAIEEFADDPLRGAETWPERIKSIVPRQPLSVAGSPRFRVYDLDFGWGGPKKVVITSIMRSGAMSMAESREEEGGVEIGLVLPKHEIDQFGTCFSDGLEQLH; encoded by the coding sequence ATGTCATCGCCACCGCAACTCCGTCTGCTTCAGACATCTCAAGTCTCTCCCCCGCCCGGGACAGTATCCGAGTCCATTTTGCCCCTCACCTTCTTCGACATACTATGGTTGCGAGGTGGAGCCGTGGAGCGAGTCTTCTTCTACCGTCTCCCCTACTCCACCTCAGATTTCTGCGCCTCCGTCCTCCCCGACCTCAAGtcctccctctctctcgctcTGCAGCAGTTCTACCCCCTCGCCGGCAAGATCCGAAGGTCCCCCGGGCTCGATGACGACAAGTACGAGATCCGTTACGTCGACGGCGACTCCGTGTCGTTCACTGTGGCCGAGTACGACGCCGACTTCGATGAGGTCTCCGGTGACCACGCACGTGATGTCggctcgctgctaccgttgctTCCCCGGCTATCGATGTCCGACGACGACGTCGTGCCGGTGCTGGCCTTGCAGGTGACCGTGTTCCCGAACCAAGGCGTGGCCGTCGGAGTGGCGGTGCACCACGCCGGATGCGATGGCTCGAGCTCCATGCGGTTCATGTTCTCGTGGGCTTCCACATGCGCggggccgagaagctcggcggcGGCGGTCGTGGTGCCGCCCGTCTTCGACAGGAGTTTGGTTTCCGTTCCTCGTGATTTGTACTCCATTTTCTACAGGTGCTTTGGCCAGCGTGCTGACTGTATCATCCACGAGGATCCACCGGTGGACATGGTCATCGCTTCGTTCGCTCTTAAAAAAGATCACATCCGAAGGCTGAAGGAACTGGTTTCCGCCAAAGTCGGAGCCATGGAGGGAGGCGGCGCATCCCTCCGCTGCTCCACCATCATGGCGACCTACGCTTACGTTTGGGTGTGCCTAGTCAAAGCACGAGCATACGAAAGCGACAGGACTGCCCACTTCCTATTTGCTGCCGACTGCAGAGGAAGGCTGAGGCCCCCTCTGCCGGCGGCGTACTTCGGGAACTGCATCGGCGTCTGCTTCGTCGAAGCGAAGGCAGGCGACCTCCTACGAGAAAATGGGGTCGTCTCGGCGGCGAAAGCTATTGGCAAAGCCATAGAAGAATTCGCAGACGATCCTTTACGAGGTGCAGAGACATGGCCGGAGAGAATCAAGTCTATCGTGCCTCGACAACCATTAAGCGTGGCGGGATCACCCAGGTTTCGGGTGTACGATCTGGACTTTGGATGGGGAGGGCCGAAGAAGGTGGTGATCACCTCCATCATGAGGTCAGGAGCCATGTCTATGGCGGAGAGCAGAGAAGAAGAGGGTGGGGTGGAGATTGGTTTGGTGCTACCAAAGCATGAGATTGACCAGTTTGGGACTTGCTTCTCCGATGGCCTTGAGCAATTGCACTAA
- the LOC135675246 gene encoding uncharacterized protein LOC135675246, which produces MDLLDALDVSTRSIKDMLKAFFVLALYMLNCTALIELGVVPPLFSLVVKDGWRGLVEDAMMTIAQVVGCNESAKAFQMVDDINVLIDLVVGERRRVRENATTVLQNLLKNNRDNTMGDVKEMDVVDATMRALVDNDSRTNTRGKSKTKASLKVMESRQGS; this is translated from the coding sequence ATGGACCTTCTCGATGCCCTCGATGTGTCGACTAGGTCCATCAAGGACATGCTCAAGGCTTTCTTTGTCTTAGCCCTCTACATGCTTAACTGCACTGCCCTAATTGAATTAGGCGTTGTGCCACCCCTCTTCTCACTGGTGGTGAAAGACGGGTGGAGGGGGCTGGTGGAGGATGCGATGATGACAATCGCCCAAGTGGTTGGATGCAACGAGAGTGCGAAAGCATTCCAAATGGTGGACGACATCAATGTCCTAATAGATCTGGTGGTTGGGGAGAGAAGGAGAGTGAGGGAAAATGCTACAACTGTACTACAGAATCTGTTAAAGAACAATAGAGACAATACAATGGGAGATGTCAAGGAGATGGACGTGGTGGACGCAACCATGAGGGCTTTGGTTGACAACGATAGTAGAACGAACACGAGGGGGAAGAGCAAGACGAAGGCATCGTTGAAGGTTATGGAGAGCAGGCAGGGGAGCTAG
- the LOC103984837 gene encoding LOB domain-containing protein 16, producing MASGVVSPCGACKFLRRKCARDCVFAPYFSSEQGAARFAAIHKVFGASNASKLLLHVPQAARCEAVVTIAYEAQARLRDPVYGCVGRILALQHQVSSLQLQLLQMKAQLAQCMLSPQSTRNQWQGNDGSSLFLPCSPAWESMSSRGSFTFTDQDRNCLLPLQDVFSKESGKIRATQAETGELQDLAFRMTGEL from the exons ATGGCTTCCGGCGTTGTCTCACCGTGCGGGGCGTGCAAGTTCCTGCGGCGGAAGTGCGCGAGGGACTGCGTCTTCGCGCCCTACTTCAGCTCCGAGCAGGGGGCGGCGCGGTTCGCCGCCATCCACAAGGTGTTCGGCGCCAGCAACGCGTCGAAGTTGCTGCTGCACGTGCCGCAGGCCGCCCGGTGCGAGGCGGTCGTCACCATCGCTTACGAGGCGCAGGCCAGGCTGAGGGACCCTGTCTACGGTTGCGTAGGCCGCATACTCGCGCTGCAACATCAG GTTTCTAGCTTGCAGCTGCAGTTGCTGCAGATGAAGGCTCAGCTAGCTCAGTGCATGCTTTCTCCACAATCCACACGGAACCAATGGCAAGGGAATGATGGGAGCTCTTTGTTCCTACCATGTTCTCCTGCCTGGGAATCCATGTCTTCTCGGGGCTCCTTCACCTTCACCGACCAAGACCGCAATTGTCTCTTGCCACTGCAAGATGTTTTCTCCAAAGAGAGTGGCAAGATCCGGGCAACACAAGCTGAAACGGGGGAGCTTCAAGACTTGGCCTTTAGGATGACAGGCGAGTTGTGA
- the LOC135673687 gene encoding phenolic glucoside malonyltransferase 1-like codes for MASLRILERSRVSPPTGAVAETALPLTAFDLIWLKGGTVERVFFYRLPHSTAYFCASVLPHLKSSLSLALQQFYPLAGKIRRSPELDDDKYEIRYVDGDSVSFTVAEYDADFDDVSGDHARGVGPLLPLLPQLPRSDDDSVSVLALQVTVFPNQGVAVGVAVHHAGCDGSSSMRFMFSWASTCAGPRSSAAVVATPPVFDRSLVSVPRDLYSIFYRYFGQRADWIIHEDPPVDMVIASFTLKGDHIRRLKELISAKAGAMEGGGASLRCSTIMATYAYVWVCLIKARAYGSDRTAHFMFAADCRGRLRPPLPAAYFGNCVGACFVEVKAGELLRENGVVSAAKAIGKAIERFGDDPLRGAETWPERIMYIAPQQPLSVAGSPRFRVYDLDFGWGRPKKVEVTSIVRSGAMSLAESRDEDGGVEIGMGLLKHEMDEFATHFIDGLDRLQ; via the coding sequence ATGGCATCCCTGCGAATTCTTGAGAGGTCTCGAGTCTCTCCCCCGACCGGAGCAGTTGCTGAGACCGCTTTGCCCCTCACCGCCTTCGACTTAATCTGGTTAAAGGGTGGAACAGTCGAGCGAGTCTTCTTCTACCGTCTACCCCACTCCACCGCCTATTTCTGCGCCTCCGTCCTCCCCCACCTCAAGTCCTCCCTCTCCCTCGCTCTCCAGCAGTTCTACCCCCTCGCTGGCAAGATCCGGCGGTCCCCCGAGCTGGATGACGATAAGTACGAGATCCGTTACGTCGACGGCGACTCCGTCTCGTTCACTGTGGCCGAGTACGACGCCGACTTCGATGACGTCTCCGGGGATCACGCACGTGGTGTCGGCCCGCTGCTACCGTTGCTTCCCCAGCTACCGAGGTCCGACGACGACAGCGTGTCGGTGCTGGCCTTGCAGGTGACCGTGTTCCCGAACCAAGGCGTGGCCGTCGGAGTGGCGGTGCACCACGCCGGATGCGATGGCTCGAGCTCCATGCGGTTCATGTTCTCGTGGGCTTCCACATGCGCggggccgagaagctcggcggcggtggtcgcgacGCCGCCCGTCTTCGACAGGAGTTTGGTTTCTGTTCCTCGTGATTTGTACTCCATTTTCTACAGGTACTTTGGCCAGCGTGCTGACTGGATCATCCACGAGGATCCACCGGTGGACATGGTCATCGCTTCGTTCACTCTTAAAGGAGATCACATCCGAAGGCTGAAGGAACTGATTTCCGCCAAAGCCGGAGCCATGGAGGGAGGCGGCGCATCCCTCCGCTGCTCCACCATCATGGCGACCTACGCTTACGTTTGGGTGTGCCTAATCAAAGCACGAGCATACGGAAGCGACCGGACTGCCCACTTCATGTTTGCTGCCGACTGCAGAGGAAGGCTGAGGCCCCCTCTGCCGGCGGCGTACTTCGGGAACTGCGTCGGCGCCTGCTTCGTCGAAGTGAAGGCAGGCGAACTCCTACGAGAAAATGGGGTCGTCTCGGCTGCGAAAGCTATTGGCAAAGCCATAGAAAGATTCGGAGACGATCCTTTACGAGGTGCAGAGACATGGCCGGAGAGAATCATGTATATCGCGCCTCAACAACCATTAAGCGTGGCGGGATCACCCAGGTTTCGGGTGTACGATCTGGATTTTGGATGGGGAAGGCCGAAGAAGGTGGAGGTCACCTCCATCGTGAGGTCAGGAGCCATGTCTCTGGCGGAGAGCAGAGACGAAGATGGTGGGGTGGAGATCGGGATGGGTCTCCTAAAGCATGAGATGGATGAGTTCGCGACCCACTTCATCGATGGCCTCGATCGATTGCAATAA
- the LOC135673686 gene encoding uncharacterized protein LOC135673686 isoform X2, with protein MMEGTAAEYHSKDFEWEELRDEVENDASLRYHLVPFVASSSSSSPSSDPPPDDADAWRSFHRRHSAGKFFKERRYLLKEFPELLCSGNSIQVLELGCGNGSTILPILRAKESIVVYACDCSEEVLQMAKEIVATTSDVSLDHRLYTFLLDFTVHKFPDWLFCSSCQRASFSKPVNLSSDSREQKLRKLNAPSFLREEQCCIGGVDFVTLIFTLSAIPFQRMSSVIEKCFSVLKPGCLLLFRDYGLYDMTMLRFLPEQRMGFREYMRSDGTFSYFFSLDIVRDLFLGAGFTELELEYCCITSVNRQRGKKMQRVWIHGKFQKPI; from the exons ATGATGGAGGGGACCGCGGCGGAGTACCACTCCAAGGACTTCGAATGGGAGGAGCTCCGGGACGAGGTGGAGAACGACGCCTCTTTACGCTACCATCTCGTGCCTTTcgttgcttcctcttcctcttcctccccttcctctgATCCTCCTCCCGACGACGCGGACGCCTGGCGGAGCTTTCATCGCCGCCATTCCGCCGGAAAGTTCTTCAAG GAAAGAAGGTACTTGTTGAAGGAATTTCCAGAGCTCCTTTGCTCTGGTAATTCCATCCAGGTTCTCGAGTTGGGATGTGGAAATGGGAGCACAATCCTTCCTATTTTACG TGCAAAGGAGAGTATTGTTGTCTATGCTTGTGACTGTAGTGAAGAGGTCCTTCAAATGGCAAAGGAGATTGTAGCCACTACCAGTGATGTATCTTTAGATCATCGGTTGTACACTTTCTTACTCGATTTCACTGTACATAAATTTCCTGATTGGTTGTTCTGCTCTTCTTGTCAAAGAGCTTCATTTTCAAAGCCTGTCAACTTATCATCGG ATTCTAGAGAACAAAAATTGAGAAAATTGAATGCACCATCCTTCCTAAGAGAAGAGCAGTGTTGTATTGGTGGAGTTGATTTTGTTACTTTG ATATTTACACTGTCAGCAATACCTTTTCAAAGAATGTCTTCTGTTATTGAGAAATGTTTCTCTGTCTTGAAACCCGGGTGCTTGCTTTTATTCAGAGACTATG GTCTTTATGACATGACTATGCTTCGGTTTCTGCCAGAGCAAAGGATGGGGTTCCGTGAATACATGCGATCAGATGGTACTTTTTCTTATTTCTTCTCACTGGATATTGTAAGAGATCTCTTTCTTGGTGCTGGCTTTACTGAG TTGGAGCTTGAATATTGTTGTATAACATCAGTAAATCGTCAAAGGGGAAAGAAGATGCAAAGGGTTTGGATTCATGGAAAGTTCCAAAAGCCCATTTGA